Proteins encoded in a region of the Streptomyces violaceoruber genome:
- a CDS encoding TetR-like C-terminal domain-containing protein, which produces MPRVGLTTDRVVAAAADLADETGFESVTVSALARHFGVKDASLYTHVRNLQDLRVRVALLAGGELIEEIAGAVAGRAGKEALAAFAGAYRAYALRHPGRYAATQIRVDQSLVADSAALRRTAEITYGMLRSYGLTEPDLTDAVRLLRSTFHGYCALESSGAFGAPRDVRASWDKAVDALHVALENWPRA; this is translated from the coding sequence ATGCCCCGAGTGGGTCTCACCACGGACCGCGTCGTCGCCGCGGCCGCCGACCTGGCCGACGAGACGGGCTTCGAGTCGGTCACCGTCTCCGCGCTCGCCCGCCACTTCGGGGTGAAGGACGCCAGCCTGTACACGCACGTGCGCAACCTCCAGGACCTGCGCGTCAGGGTCGCGCTGCTGGCCGGCGGCGAGCTGATCGAGGAGATCGCCGGGGCGGTGGCCGGCCGGGCCGGGAAGGAGGCGCTGGCCGCCTTCGCGGGCGCCTACCGGGCGTACGCCCTGCGCCACCCCGGCCGCTACGCCGCCACGCAGATCCGCGTCGACCAGTCCCTGGTCGCCGACTCCGCCGCGCTGCGCCGCACCGCCGAGATCACCTACGGCATGCTGCGGTCCTACGGCCTCACCGAGCCCGACCTCACCGACGCCGTGCGCCTGCTGCGCAGCACCTTCCACGGGTACTGCGCGCTGGAGTCCTCCGGCGCCTTCGGCGCTCCGCGGGACGTGCGGGCGTCCTGGGACAAGGCGGTCGACGCGCTGCACGTGGCGCTGGAGAACTGGCCGCGCGCCTGA
- a CDS encoding isocitrate lyase/PEP mutase family protein: MTATAFAALHRAGEPLLLPCAWDHASAFALAGQGFRAVGTTSLGVAAAAGLPDGASATRDETLRLALVLGSAPFPLSVDAEDGFSDDPDEVGEFARQLAAVGAVGINLEDGLGPVGRHAAKIAAVRSAAPGLFVNARTDTYWSGDGDVTETLRRLEAYREAGADGVFVPGLTDPARIGSLAARFDVPLNVLYTPAGPGLAHLADLGVRRVSLGSLLYRRALGAALRAAADVRAGRDPGGPTPTYDEVRAPG, translated from the coding sequence GTGACAGCGACCGCCTTCGCCGCGCTGCACCGCGCCGGTGAGCCCCTGCTGCTGCCGTGCGCCTGGGACCACGCCTCCGCCTTCGCCCTCGCCGGGCAGGGCTTCCGCGCCGTCGGCACGACCAGCCTCGGTGTCGCGGCGGCGGCCGGACTGCCCGACGGGGCGTCCGCGACCCGGGACGAGACGCTGCGGCTGGCCCTCGTCCTCGGCTCGGCCCCCTTCCCGCTCTCCGTCGACGCGGAGGACGGGTTCAGCGACGACCCCGACGAGGTGGGGGAGTTCGCGCGGCAGCTGGCGGCCGTCGGCGCCGTCGGGATCAACCTGGAGGACGGTCTCGGGCCCGTCGGCCGGCACGCCGCGAAGATCGCCGCGGTCCGCTCGGCCGCCCCCGGCCTGTTCGTCAACGCCCGCACGGACACCTACTGGTCGGGCGACGGCGACGTCACGGAGACGCTGCGGCGCCTGGAGGCCTACCGCGAGGCCGGTGCCGACGGCGTCTTCGTCCCCGGGCTCACCGACCCCGCCCGCATCGGGTCCCTCGCCGCCCGCTTCGACGTGCCCCTCAACGTCCTGTACACGCCCGCCGGACCCGGCCTCGCGCACCTCGCCGACCTCGGCGTACGCCGCGTCAGCCTCGGCTCGCTGCTCTACCGGCGGGCGCTGGGCGCCGCGCTGCGGGCGGCCGCCGACGTCCGGGCGGGCCGGGACCCGGGCGGTCCGACGCCCACGTACGACGAGGTGCGGGCGCCGGGCTGA